The nucleotide window AAGACCAGGGACAACGCTATATGGCCGACAGGCACAGCGGTGCGCATCAATTGGCGGACAGCTTGTTTTCCGTGTTGAACCGGCGCCGTAACAATAAGGAAGACCGTTACAAGAAAAGCGTGCAAACGCCGTGTTACGTTGTGATTCTCTCCGATACGCAATTAATTGAAGAAGAACCGTTGCTTCCTCTGCTGCTGGAGTCGGCTCAGGAGATTGATGTATGCACCATCATACTGGCTAATCGCAAAGAGTCTCTACCGATGCATTGTCAGTTGATTATGGATGCCTCCAAAGGCAAAGGTGTGTATATCAAAAAAACGGAAGATGCAGATGTTATTCAACAAACGTACAATCCTGATGTGATCTCGAAAGAGATGGCAGAGGCGCTTTCCCGTTATATGTCACCGATCCGGTTGAAGCGTTCATCTGCTTCGGATATCCCGCAAGTGCTCCCGTTATTGGATATGCTGAGCACATCACGGGTGGAGGATCTGGATGTGGTGTCGAGGTGGGGACAGACGAGATATCCTGATACGCTACCCGTACCAATGGGTGTAAGAGCTGGCGGCAAGAAAATTGCGATTAATCTGCATGACAAAATTGAACGTCAGGGTCATGGTCCTCACGGTCTGATTGCAGGTACAACCGGTTCAGGTAAAAGTGAGGTCATCCAGTCCATCGTAGCCTCACTGGCTGCTGAATTCCATCCACATGATCTGGCCTTCATGCTGATTGACTATAAGGGTGGCGGGATGTCCAACACTTTTGTCGATCTGCCTCATGTGGTCGGTACAATCACCAATCTGGATGGAAATCTGATTGAGCGGGCGAATATCTCACTTCGTGCCGAATTGGTCAGAAGGCAAAAGATATTAAATGATGCGGGAAACCTCCAGCACATTGATGAATATTACAAAATTTTGCGTTCCAGACATGAACAGCCACTGCCACATCTGGTCATTATCATTGACGAGTTTGCTCAATTGAAGCGGGACCAGCCGGAGTTCATGGATGAATTGATCAGTATCGCGGCCATTGGTCGGACACTTGGCGTTCATCTAATTCTGGCAACCCAGAAGCCAGCCGGCGTTGTGGACGATAAAATATGGAGTAATTCCCGTTTCCGAATCTGCCTTCGCGTACAGAGTGAGGGAGACAGCAGGGACATGATCAAGATTCCAAATGCTGCCTGGATTACGAAGCCTGGGCGTGGATATTTTCAGGTCGGCAGTGATGAAGTATTTGAAGAAATGCAATTCGCCTGGAGTGGTGCGCCTTATAACCAGCAGGAGGATGCAACGACTGTATTACCTGTTATGGAAGTACGCTTGAACGGTAAGCGGGAACCTCTGTTAACTGGAGAGCGCCGAGCTGTTCTCAAAGGTGAAGATGTTCCGAAACAGCTTCAGGTGTTTATTGACTATGTTGCGCAGTCTGCAGCGGATGCAGGTATCCGTCGTTTGCCAGGACCATGGTTACCACCTTTACCAGAGACACTGGAATGGGAAAGTCTTCCTGACTGGCAGGAAGAAGAGAATCGTGATCTGTTGCTTGATGGCGGGGCGAGTGGTCTGAAACCACTGGTTGGTTTGTTGGATGATCTCCCTAATCAGCGTCAGCAGCCACTTGCATTGCCTATGGATCAAGGCCATCTGGTTGTGTACGGTATGCCAGGACTCGGAAAAACAACATTTGTCCAGACCTTGCTGATGTCACTAGCCCGTTCACACAGAACTGAGCCTTGGCATGGTTACATTATCGATATGGGCCGTATGATGAAAGACTTTGCAGCACTTCCTCAGATCGGTGGCGTGATGATGGCTGAAGAGGAAGACCGGATCAAGCGGTTATTCCGCTATATTCTCAAGCTGTCGGCACAACGCAAAGATATCATCTCGGAGGCGGGCGTTAAAACGATTTCGGCCTATCGCCGAACAGCTCATGCGGCTGTCCCGCAGGTGGTGGTGGTTATCGATGGTTATCTTTCATTCCGCAATGCTTATCCGGAAGAAAATGAACTTTTGGAGACGATCTTGCGTGAAGGCGGAAGTCTGGGCATCACCTTCGTGCTTACTGCCAATCGGGTAACGGATGTTTTTGAGAAATTCAGAAGTAATATTCCTAATGCGGTTTCATTTGAATTATCCGATCCAAGTGATTATTATTATGCCGTGGGAAGACCTTCCAAGGCACCAAGCCAGCTTCCGCCAGGAAGAGGCCTGGTCAAAGGACAGGTACCTCCGTTGATGTTCCAGGCGGCATTACCTTCTTCCGGGGCAGATGAGGGCAAGCGGTCATCGGCACTGCGCCGTACAATCGCTGAGATTCGCCAAGGCTGGACCGGGGAAGAAGCGCCGCAGATTGCTCCGCTTCCGGAAGAGATCAAACTCAAGGATCTGCTCATTCGGACAGGATCATATGGTCAGGCTTGGGATACATCGTCTGTAACGGTGCCTGTGGGATTGCTTACGGATGATCTGGAACCATTCCAGCTTAATCTGCGTGAAGGTCCACATTTCATGGTAACGAGTCCGATGGAAGGCGGCAAAACGACATTTTTGCTGACCTGGATGTTATCACTGGCTTATCATGCTTCTCCGGAAGATGTGCAAATATACACGGTAGATATGCGTTATGGCTCAGGTGGACTGGGGGAAATCAGTAGTCTGCCCCATGTCCGTGGACACGTATCGCGAGAAGAACAGCTTGCACCTGTGATTCAACAGTTGTACGATGAAGTTCTGAAAAGAGGCGAGATTTCCGGTGGACCGGAACTTGTGCTCGTCATCGATGATGCGGACACCTTGTCCAAGCAGCTAAACGATTTTAATGTAAAAGATCAATTGGGAGCGATTGTTCGTCAAGGAAGGGATCGCGGTGTACACGTGATTCTGTCCGGGGTTCCGGCAGACTTCCCGACCTTCGGTTCTGACTGGGTAACGGATGTGAAGGCTTCCCAGAGCGGAATGCTGTTCGGGACTTTAGACCCTAACGATCTCTCGTTCTTCCGTATACCTTATTCGGAATCCGGGGGTAGTACAGGTGGGCTGAAGGTACTGCCTCCGGGTCAAGGTTATTATGTAAAACGTAAATATTCCAGGGTTAAAGGTGCAGTTCCATGTGATGACAGCTGGAAAATGACCGATTGGATTTCTGAAATTCGTGACCGATGGCATGTTGTAGTTTGAGGGGAGGTGGCTCATAATGTTGACGGTTCATGATTCTAAGCAAAAGGTAGTCACGTTACAAACAAAAGAACTTTTTTTCCTGGCCGGTATTCTCGGTTCAGACCGACTGCTTGGTGTGGAAGATCCGTTTCGCGGCTATATGGCGGAGGATATCGCGATGGAGTGGGAGCGCGTCAAGGCCTCCCTGCTTGACAAAGGATATCTGATTCAGGATCAGGAGACGGATGAGCTGATCATGACACCGACCGTTTTCTCCAGGGTAGCCATTGCCGGACTGTCCGACAGAGCTTGTTGGATTCGCTACACGATCAACGGCAAGTCGTATGAGAGTTATATACACTGCACGGATGAGCGGGTCGTTGAAGTTTCCCGTGTTGCCGACGTACCGGACTCGTTCCGGCTCAGCGATCTGGGAAGTGTTCGTGAAGCCATTGATGTTCTGATAGAGCGGATGAAATGGAGCGGCCATTCTCCTGCAGAGAAACCGGCATTAATGTGCTCCAAGAAAAAATTCTATGATGTTATGAATGAGCTGGAAAACAGCGAGGTACAGACGGTAGCTGATGAACTCGCTCAGGAGACAAGTGATCCTGAGGGTTCACTTGCGCTGGCACGCTGTCTGGTGGGTAAGGAGTCAGATGGGGAGCTTCGGTTGCTTGTGTGGAATGAAGAGGGGTGGAAGTCGCAGTCAGCAGCATTTGCTGCAAGTGCGGTATCCAACTGGCTGTTCCGGATGAGCACTGCCGCTTCAGATGATTGGCTTGTTGCAGCACTGACGACTAGAGAACAGTTTCACGAGATGCTGCTGGACTGGCTTAAACAGCCTGCAGGGGAAGAGGAAAGGTGATGGTAAATGCGCATTCGTGTGGAACCGGATGTGCTTCGGGCACTGAGCAGGCAGATTCAGTATGCAGCGGAGCAAATACAGCAAAAGATGGCAGTGTTGGATCAGGCGATTCATTCGCTGGAGTGGGAGGTTGAATCCCGCGCAGCGGTGATGAATGAATGGAATCACAGTAAACGACTGGGCGAGGATGCGCTTCGTCGATTGATGGACTTAAGCGTACAGCTGGGACGCAAAGCGTTGTTATTCCAGCAGGCAGACATGGAGTATCGTTCCGTGCTGAGTCATGTGAACACAGCCTATGGTAATGCGGTCAATATGCTGAATGTTCTTCAGAACAACCGTACAGGAGAAATCATGCCTGCACATTCTGCAACTGTAGCTGTAGTATCCGATCCCCTTTCCGCAATGGCGGCCGTATATCGTGTACAGGATGCCGCTCCGCCTGATGGCTCCCCGGCTACACTGGTACAGGCCATGCAGCCTGAGCCTGTAGCATGGAGATTCACAGACCCTTCCTTTCGGGGAAGAAGAGGAACCGAGCCTGTGGTTTCCTGAACAGGGTGAATAAAAAGGACAGCAGGAAGTGAATATTTTTTTGTAAATAGGCTGTTAGGAGAAGTTTCAAGTGCTGAAAATGGGGTAAATAGGAGTAGGTCCTTCGGCTTTTGTCCGATCGATCCTGGTATAGTACAATTTGAACAAGTAAAAATTTAATTGCACAAACCAAGGAGGAATTTACCAATGGCAGGACGTATTTTAGTTACCCCAGAGCAGCTTGATCAGGTTTCCAACCAATTTAAACAAAGCGGTGAGCAAAGTCAGCAAATCGTATCTACATTGACTCAATCCATCACAAGCATGGAAGGACAATGGGAAGGTATGACAAAGCAACGCTTCTTCCAGGAGTTCCAAGAAGCTAGCAAACAAATGCAATCGTTCGTTCAAACGCTGAACAGCATCAGCGCTGAACTTACAGCTATTGCTAACAAATTCCGTACAGCTGACCAAGCTCGTTAATCTGCTTTACATAGATCAGGCCGATGTGAAGTCTGAGTTCGTCCTGAGTTATAGGTGGGTAGCAAGCTGAAGATGTACAACTACAGCAAAAACCGGGCGTTTTCACAACACCCGGTTTTTGCTGCAACTATGACACTAGGACAGAGAGAGGGATAAGCATGTCTTTTCAACCAAATCCCGGGGATGAAGTGGTGATTAACGACATTGCCTATACGATTGGGCAACATCCGGCTGCGCCGGGTCTGGCTTATGCCCAAGCCGGAAGGCAGGGGATTGTTTATCAGTTGATACCCCGAAATGGTTCCATTCATGGGGCCAAAGCACTAAAAGTGTTTTTTCCTAAATTCCGTATTCCGGCTATGGTATATCAGTCTGAGCATATGGAGTCTTATAGTGAACTGCCAGGTTTGCAGGTATGCAAGCGTGATGTGCTCACTCCGGAAAGAAACGGAGCGCTCATTGGAAAACATCCCGATCTGTTATATGCGGTGTTGATGCCATGGGTGCAAGGTCAGACCTGGTTCGATGTGATTAGCGATCAGAGACAGCTGACGGCAGAGGAGAGCCTGAAGCTGGCCAGAGCGCTTGCCGGAACAGGTTCGGCTATGGAGCAACGTGGACTGGCTCATTGCGATATGTCCGCTCCCAATGTAATGATTCCGTTTTTTTCCGAAGTGGAGAACCTGGGGAAGACGTCTGCGGTAGAACTGGTGGATGTCGAGCAAATGTACGGTTCCAAGATGGATCGTCCGGATGCCCTGCTTGCCGGGTCACCCGGTTATGCGG belongs to Paenibacillus sp. FSL H8-0079 and includes:
- a CDS encoding WXG100 family type VII secretion target — translated: MRIRVEPDVLRALSRQIQYAAEQIQQKMAVLDQAIHSLEWEVESRAAVMNEWNHSKRLGEDALRRLMDLSVQLGRKALLFQQADMEYRSVLSHVNTAYGNAVNMLNVLQNNRTGEIMPAHSATVAVVSDPLSAMAAVYRVQDAAPPDGSPATLVQAMQPEPVAWRFTDPSFRGRRGTEPVVS
- a CDS encoding WXG100 family type VII secretion target, translating into MAGRILVTPEQLDQVSNQFKQSGEQSQQIVSTLTQSITSMEGQWEGMTKQRFFQEFQEASKQMQSFVQTLNSISAELTAIANKFRTADQAR
- the essC gene encoding type VII secretion protein EssC — encoded protein: MNVLYQRSPRMTPVLKEEGLEILRPPTEPSKPTFSMISIIVPIMMTMVSIGFYVYINMTGKMNNSNYMMFQMMTVMMMLTSYTIPFFVYLSNKKSYRKKLEERKTMYLAQLEKHREELKEAQAEQVKSLYEIHGDPGVCLQVVKNRNSSLWERSPEDDDFLQVRIGTGEIPFRIKLQVPRIDGYEKDELIEAAHELAAEFQTVPDASITLPLFQSKVMGLVGDREEVLASLRVIISQLTVRHSPDELKLAAFYEEKDSKEWDWLRWMPHIWDEDQGQRYMADRHSGAHQLADSLFSVLNRRRNNKEDRYKKSVQTPCYVVILSDTQLIEEEPLLPLLLESAQEIDVCTIILANRKESLPMHCQLIMDASKGKGVYIKKTEDADVIQQTYNPDVISKEMAEALSRYMSPIRLKRSSASDIPQVLPLLDMLSTSRVEDLDVVSRWGQTRYPDTLPVPMGVRAGGKKIAINLHDKIERQGHGPHGLIAGTTGSGKSEVIQSIVASLAAEFHPHDLAFMLIDYKGGGMSNTFVDLPHVVGTITNLDGNLIERANISLRAELVRRQKILNDAGNLQHIDEYYKILRSRHEQPLPHLVIIIDEFAQLKRDQPEFMDELISIAAIGRTLGVHLILATQKPAGVVDDKIWSNSRFRICLRVQSEGDSRDMIKIPNAAWITKPGRGYFQVGSDEVFEEMQFAWSGAPYNQQEDATTVLPVMEVRLNGKREPLLTGERRAVLKGEDVPKQLQVFIDYVAQSAADAGIRRLPGPWLPPLPETLEWESLPDWQEEENRDLLLDGGASGLKPLVGLLDDLPNQRQQPLALPMDQGHLVVYGMPGLGKTTFVQTLLMSLARSHRTEPWHGYIIDMGRMMKDFAALPQIGGVMMAEEEDRIKRLFRYILKLSAQRKDIISEAGVKTISAYRRTAHAAVPQVVVVIDGYLSFRNAYPEENELLETILREGGSLGITFVLTANRVTDVFEKFRSNIPNAVSFELSDPSDYYYAVGRPSKAPSQLPPGRGLVKGQVPPLMFQAALPSSGADEGKRSSALRRTIAEIRQGWTGEEAPQIAPLPEEIKLKDLLIRTGSYGQAWDTSSVTVPVGLLTDDLEPFQLNLREGPHFMVTSPMEGGKTTFLLTWMLSLAYHASPEDVQIYTVDMRYGSGGLGEISSLPHVRGHVSREEQLAPVIQQLYDEVLKRGEISGGPELVLVIDDADTLSKQLNDFNVKDQLGAIVRQGRDRGVHVILSGVPADFPTFGSDWVTDVKASQSGMLFGTLDPNDLSFFRIPYSESGGSTGGLKVLPPGQGYYVKRKYSRVKGAVPCDDSWKMTDWISEIRDRWHVVV